The window CATGAAATACCTGTACCCGTACGAGTGCGAGAAGAGACGACTGTCAACGCCGGCGGAGCTGCAGGCGGCGATCGACGGGAACCGTCGGAGGGACGCCGGAGCAGCTACGGGGCGTACGCGGCGAGCGGCGGCGCCGCCGGCGAGAGCCTCGTCCAGAGGAACCCCCACACGCCCAACTCGCTCGCGCTGCACGCGCAAATAGCGCCGTTATCGCTGGTGACGGCGGTGGCTGCCGGTGGTCAACATCATGGGCCGCAATCGCTGGTGAACGGAAGCGCGGCGCACACACCCCTGCCCCATCACCCGCACCACCCGCAACACCCCCAGGGACTGCCAGgacagccgccgaacccaggtCGGTATATATTCTCCGCCAGTCGCGTCGCTGCCATCTCCGAGGGCTTTGGAAAATGGAAAAGGGAAAAGGAAAAGGGGAGGAGGGAATCGGACGCGGAGAGAGGGTCTAGATGAAAAGTTAGCGGTACGCGAGGAGACAGATGCGAACGGAGAAAAAGAGATAGGTCGGGAAGGGAGTAGAAGAGGAGCGGGTTTATTTTAAATCGGTAGTTAGGGTTCCAGGCCTCCCCGGAGATGATGATGCGAGAGCGAAGGAGGCGTAATTGATTGTACGATCCTCCGGGAGACAGGCGTTAACGGATGACTCTCGCTAACGAGCATTCCTACTTCCCTACCCTTTTCTTCCTCCTTCGAGCCCCTACCATCGCCCAGCTTCGCCCCTTTCGTCCTTGTTTCGCCACCCTCTCGCCGGCCTCGCGCCAATTTCGCTCCTACGCCTCGCACCCTCCGATTTCCTTCCGTCCTCGCTTTCCTTCCAACCGACCGCCCTTTTCTTCCTTTCCTCCGCCTATTCGCGACCGGTAAAAAAACTCGATCGTTTATTCGAACGACCGTCGTCGAGTCCGGTCATTTTCCGTGTCTCCGGCGTGTCCGATGGACCCCACGGTCCTTTGGAACGCGCCGAGGATCGATCCGTTCCGCGCGATCATCGCGCGATCTAGTCCGGTTTCTGGACGTTAATGGTGACCGGGTGCAGGACCTATTCCCGGGATGGCACCGTCCGAGTTCGAGGCACGCATGGTCGAGTACGTGAAGCTGCTGAACAAGGAGCTTCGAAGCGCTGGCGCGGGGACGCCGCCGCCGATGATCCATCGGCAGGGGAGCGCGTCGCCGCCGTCGTCGACGCCGCCGAGGGACGGCGCGTTCAGCGCCCTCGAGATGTCCCGGCTCACCTTGTGGAACATGTACAACAACAACACCCTGTACCCTGGAGTGGGTCATCAGCCACCGATGTCTCCTCAGGCCTCGCACTCTCCGGTACCTCCGGCCTCCAGCCCCGAACCCCAGAGGGAAGCTCTCGACTCGGACTCAGGTAAACATTCGCGATAAGGCGGCGGAGGTTTAAGAAGGTCTACGACAGAGAAGTTTTCTAACGGGTTCCCGGGATTCCGTTAGGTCGTCGCCCGTCTCCTCGTCACCCGCGAGACAAAGTTCACCGTCATCGGGGGGCAGCATGCAGGTGAAGAGGGATCCCGATCTGACCGGCACGCCTGGACCTCCACCCGCGAAAAGGTTACTCTCGGACGACGACAGCCCGATCGAGAAGAACGCCACGGCCTCTGTGGGCACGCACATTAAAATTTCCAATCGAGGTAAGCGCGGCTCCGGCCGCTTCGTTTTTGCCGCGTTCCGCGGCCGCGCATGCGCCGCTGCCGCCAAGCGTATTTCGCGCTTCGCCGTTTTCAACCGCGCGGCCGGCCCTCTCTTCTAATAACGGTAATCCCATTTTCGATTGTAGGAGACGGACGGAACGGTGACAATTCCTTAGTAGTCAGTATGGAGTTGAACGGGGTAATGTATCAAGGTGTTCTGTTCGCCCAGAGCGACAGTAGGACCGCGAGCAGTACAgcgagcagcaacagcaacaatgCGAAACCGTCGCGGAGCATGGTCTCGTGAACGCGCAACGATCAACGAACCGTCAGCCTATCCACCATGTCTCGATACTTAACCATCACAGCATTCATCTCTAGCGATAATAGCCACCTCGTGAACCGACGAAGCAGTCTGCCATCGTAATGTTAGTCGCCGATCGATCCAAGGATTTTCATAATCGTGCATCGCGAAACGTGTCTCGTCTCTCtctcaagagagagagagagagagagaaatcgacGGTGGGAGTCGATCCGGAGAAGGTATGAGTTCAGTTTAGTTCGTCGCGTTCGTCGCTCGCAAGAACCCTCTCTATCTCGCTCTatctttatctctctctctatctctctatctatctctctctagCGAATCATTCGTTTCGTCGCGTCGCGAATCTGTCGTTTCTTAGGTTCTCTTCTTGCGACAACCTCGGAATTCGTGTTGTGATATTAGATACGCGCGTTCGATCGATCGCCGATGCTCGCCTGACGCATTTTGTTTCTTGTTTCTCTTGTTACCGGTACACGGGAATCGTGTGCACCTTTGGTCGATCACGAGCGAGCGTGAAAGAGTCGAATTAGATTCATCGAGATTGAGTTTCTTTGACCACGTTAACGAGTGGACCACGAACCGAGAGCGTCTTTCAGTTCTTTGCTTCTACGATCATTTCCAGACGCTCGAATCGCGTTCGAACGGTCGGTATATCGGTATCGGAACTATATTACGCGAATACACCCGGCAGAGATCGGTAGGAATTTGTATAAATGTAtgatgctcgaataaatcgcgaccaTGGTAGGCTGCTCCGCTTCGACGATGATTGAAACGTTATTGTGTGAATAGTGTATGTATGATTTGTGtgcaatgaaaaaaaaatacgtcttttttaattatatttctcaCGCCTTGCGTTCCTTTCATTCAAGAAGAACTTTTCGGTGTGTCGCTCGCCGCGGATCTCGCATTGTCTTTCCTTTCGTTCAGCTTAACgatataattaaaaaagaataaaagaatACACGAGAAAATGATGTTTGCACGGGTGAACTAGAGCGAAAAGCATTCTCCGAAGTATCTTGACTGGAAGCACTCGGCCAAATAGAGTAACCGCTCTGAGAAACGAACTTCCAAACTGGATCGATCATTTGTCCTTTAtttcttgttctttttttttcttttcttttcccccTCTTTTTTTATCGCTTTATCACCGAATCAAAACATCTTAACTTATTTATTGACGCTGACCTTTCGTTACCCTCGAGGCTCGAGCGTTATTCGCGCGGTTAGTTTCTAGTAGTTTTCTTTTCCCCTCTTCTTGTTTGACGCGACTTGAGAAATCGGTTTCTTTCCGATATTTTATAGCATTTTAATTCAACGTGTACATTTGTTTTTACCGCAACTATTAATACGATATCGCCAGCGAATGTAGAAAGAAGGtgcgtgtatatatgtatacactgcatacataaatatatatatacatacatatatacacacatacgcatacatatatatacacatctGCGCACGTACATAGACTATTGTCCATCTTGTCGCTCGTTCGTTAAGTGTACATAGTCATTTGGACATTTTTTTCTTGCAAAAGGGACAGAGCTCAGTGCGACAGTTTACGAGAAGATACgccattattataattattattattataattattattaccgTTAGAtatagagaaagaagaaaagatATTATTATGTATCGTGATTTTTATATTACTACGcacgaataatttttattttcttttacttTCTTTTCGTTACAGCCAGATTTGTACCGATGCGTGATCGTTCGCTTTTTCATTCGCATCCTTTCGCGAGATTCACGCGCGTCGGTCCGCGAAATCCAACGAGAAATCCGAACGAACGGAAAGGCGGAAtcgtttcttccttttttttttccacTTCACCTTCTCGCGTTCTTCTCTTTCGTTTGCGTCGGTCGCGCGAGAGGTACGAGCGTTTGTTATCGAAGCATTTAACCGCCTAGCACCCGAAACGTTCGACCCGATCGTACCACCATTTCGCGCCACCTTTCCTCTTGTCGCACGCGTCGTCCACCTTtttattctttcctttttttattatttttctccccccccccttcgCTCCTCCTCCACGATGAGTAACCACGTTTTCTCGATGTCGACTAGGGCCAGTTCGATAACGATAACCGCAGGCAACGCTGAACTGTGAAACGCTGAACACCCGTGAACCGATCTATGAATGTATAAATATAGCAACGTCTACTTTACATAATGCTTAGTATGTAACATGCAGGAGAATCATACAGAATTGAAACCTATCCCCTTAGAGGACAAGCGTATTCACAAAGCGATAAGAACGAGAATAAAGCATCCTTAGTCATAGTCGTTAGGATACAAACTTAGCGAAGGTAAGATATTAGAGAATAATACGCGCGACGGTAATACAAAGGACATAGGTTAGGTCAGAGGAACGGATATTGCGAACGATTTTTCGCCGATCTCCAACAAGATATAGCGAGAAGCGAGAATATAACGATggcttgttcgatgatcttagGATTTGCATATTGATTACGACGCGGTATTGAGAAGGAAGAAACTGTTTTATTGTTTATAGCTCGAAGGTTAGCCAAAAAGACTGTTACATAGGACGAATATTATATACGGTAGAAATAATTTCTTATTATGGTTATTAAGAACGATATTATTGTCATCGtcaatattaatattacgaCTATATTGCTATTATTCCTATTACTACTATTAGTATTATCCAGCTATTTACTATTATCACCTTGTTATGGCGTGATAGCGAGTAACGGTTCTAATAAAaggacaaaaaaaagaaaaaaatacagaatgttcgcatcaaaatttaaaaaaaaaaaaaaaggaatcctTGTTGCTCCTATATTCATGTGCGAaggtaaaacaaaaaaaaaaacgctgatcccttttttatcattttcgttCGAGATGTTTGGTctcgagtaaaaaaaaaaaaaaatattcccgGAATGATCTCGAAATTAATGGCCATACACGATTTGCCTTTTCGAGCTTTTCTTTTCACGTGGTGCTAAGTTCGGTcttctattttttaattctttacgcgaaacacgaaattattg is drawn from Lasioglossum baleicum unplaced genomic scaffold, iyLasBale1 scaffold0779, whole genome shotgun sequence and contains these coding sequences:
- the LOC143220343 gene encoding LOW QUALITY PROTEIN: uncharacterized protein LOC143220343 (The sequence of the model RefSeq protein was modified relative to this genomic sequence to represent the inferred CDS: inserted 1 base in 1 codon), with product MKYLYPYECEKRRLSTPAELQAAIDGNRXEGRRSSYGAYAASGGAAGESLVQRNPHTPNSLALHAQIAPLSLVTAVAAGGQHHGPQSLVNGSAAHTPLPHHPHHPQHPQGLPGQPPNPGPIPGMAPSEFEARMVEYVKLLNKELRSAGAGTPPPMIHRQGSASPPSSTPPRDGAFSALEMSRLTLWNMYNNNTLYPGVGHQPPMSPQASHSPVPPASSPEPQREALDSDSGLRQRSFLTGSRDSVRSSPVSSSPARQSSPSSGGSMQVKRDPDLTGTPGPPPAKRLLSDDDSPIEKNATASVGTHIKISNRGDGRNGDNSLVVSMELNGVMYQGVLFAQSDSRTASSTASSNSNNAKPSRSMVS